Below is a genomic region from Ammonifex degensii KC4.
CGAAAACGAGTCCGTCTAGGAGCGAGTTGGAAGCCAGGCGGTTGGCCCCGTGCACTCCGGGACAGGCCACTTCCCCGCAGGCGTAAAGCCCCTGCAAGGAAGTTTCACCGTGAAAACCGGTCTTTACCCCACCCATGAAGTAGTGCGCAGCAGGGGCCACCGGTATGCGGTCGCGCGCCAGATCTAGGCCGTAGGCCTTAAGCCGCCGGCTGATGGTGGGAAAGCGGGCGTGCACCCGCTCCGGATCGAGATGCTCCAAAGATATATAGACCACCTTGCTTCCTGTACGCTCGAGCTCCTGGAGGATCGCCCGCACCACTACATCCCGGGGGGCTAGTTCGGCCATGGGATGGTAGCGGGGCATAAACCTTTCTCCCTGAGCATTGAGCAGAATCCCCCCCTCTCCCCTTACCGCCTCGGAAATGAGGAAGCGAGGGGCTCCTTCGAGCAGGAGAACGGTAGGATGGAACTGGACGAACTCCAGGTCCATGACCTCTGCCCCGGCCCGGTAGGCGGCCGCTATGCCGTCCCCCGTAACCACCTCGGGATTGGTCGTATGCTGGTATATCTGCCCCGCTCCGCCGGTGGCCAGAACCACCACCGGCGCCAAGTAAGCCTTCAGCTTCCCTTCCCGGTGGTCCAGGGCCAAAGCTCCCCAGCAGACTCCCTTGGTGACCAGCAGGTCCACCAGGAAGTGGTTCTCCAACACCTTGATCTTGGGATTGGCTCGCACCGTTTCCGAGAGAACGCGCTGGATTTCGGCCCCGGTAGCGTCGCCCATGGCGTGCAGGATGCGCCGGCGGGTGTGCGCTCCTTCGCGTGTGAGGTCGAGCCTACCGTCGGCCCGGTCAAAACGCGCCCCTAGGCGGATGAGTTCCTCCACCCGGGCCGGGCCCTCGGTAACCAGGATCTCCACCGCTGTAGGGTCGCAAAGCCCCGCCCCGGCAGCCAGGGTGTCCTCGTAATGGTAAAGGGGGGAATCGTTTGGACCCACTGCCGCTGCGATCCCCCCCTGAGCGTGCTCGGTGGCGGTATCATCGATGCCCCTTTTGGTGAGAACCACGATGTCCTCCCAAAAGACACTGGCCGCATGCGCCGTGTAAAGACCGGCAATGCCGCTGCCGATCACCAGGAAACCAGTTTCTACCTTCTCCAAATCGTTTAGATCGAAGTTGACTAAGTACCGTTTGGGCATCTAAAAAGCCCCCTATCCTTTAAGGCCCAGCATCCTTTCCACAGTGAGGTAAGCTCGTTCCCTTATCGAACGCGGCACCTCCACCCGGGGTTCAAGCCTCACCAGGGACTCGTAAACCTTGGCCAGCGTGATCTTTTTCATGTCGGGGCACTCCAGACAGGGGGAGGCCAGGTAGAACTGCTTGTCCGGGCAGGCCCGGCGGAGTTGGTGTAAAAGCCCTTCCTCCGTCACCACGATGAACTCCCGGGCCTCGGACTCCCGGGCGTAGCGCAGCATGCCCGAGGTACTGGCCACAGCGTCGGCCAAGTTTATCACCTCGGGGCGGCACTCAGGATGAACCAGAACCTTGGCTTCCGGATGGGCTTCCTTCGCCTTCCAGACGTGCACCGGCGTCACATGCTCGTGCACCCAGCAATATCCTTCCCAAAGGACTATTTCCCGATCCGGATAAAAGCGCTTCACATAAAGCCCCAGGTTGCGATCGGGTATGAAGAGAATGGTCTTCTCCCGGGGAAGCTTTCCCACCACTTCTACCGCGTTGGCCGAAGTACAGGCCACGTCGCTTTCTGCCTTCACCGCCGCGCTGGTGTTGACGTAACAGACCACCAGACAGTCGCCCAGGGCCTCCCTCTTAGCCCTTACTGCCTCCGGCGTGGCCATGTCGGCCATGGGGCAACCAGCATTGATATCGGGTAAAAGAACTACTTTGTCCGGGGAGAGGATGGCCGCCGTTTCCGCCATGAAGTGAACGCCACAGAAGACCAGAACTTTAGCGGGAGTCTCGGCCGCTTGGCGGGAAAGCTCCAAAGAGTCGCCTACGAAGTCGGCTATGTCCTGGATCTCCGGCCGCTGGTAGTAGTGGGCCAGGATGATAGCCTCTTTCTCCTGCTTGAGCCTCAGGATCGCCTCTTGCAGCTCCTTTACCTCATCGGCCAAAGTACACCATCTCCCCGGAAAGGCGCAAAGCCTAAAGTTTGCTTAGATTTTACGGAACGCAAACAATTACTGTCAAGCAACCACCCGGTTGCGCTCGTCTACCAGGACCACGCGCGGCTTCATCTTTCCGGCTTCCTCCTCGGTCACCCAGGCGTAGGCCATGATGATTACCTTGTCGCCGGGAACCGCCAGGCGGGCTGCCGCGCCGTTGAGGCAGACCACCCCTGAGCCCTCCGGACCGGGTATGACATAAGTCTCCAGCCGCACCCCGTTGTTGAGGTTAACCACCTGCACCTGCTCGTAAGGGAATATGCCTGCGGCCCGCATGAGGGCCTCGTCCAGAGTTAGGCTCCCCTGATAGTTGAGGTTGGTCTCCGTCACCGTGGCTCCGTGGATCTTGCTACGCAAGAGTACCAGTTGCATAGTTTACCCCTGCACCTCCACCAGGAGGTTGTCGATGAGGCGGGCCCGGCCGAAGTAGGCGGCCACCGCCAGGAGGTAGGTCATCCCCGGCAAAAGGACGGTCGCCGGCTCAAGGTCGGGCCAGCTCACAATCTCCGCATAATCGAGCCGGGCCAGAGGCTCCGCCTGGATGGTGCGGCTCAGCTTCTCTTGCAAGACACGGGCCTCTCTTTCTCCCGCCTTCACCGCCTCTTCGGCCTCCTTAAGGGCCCTAAAGAGCACCGTGGCCGCTTTTCTCTCTTCTGGGCTGAGGTAGGTGTTGCGGGAGCTCAGGGCCAGTCCGTCCGCCTCGCGCACCGTCGGATGCACCTTTATCTTCACCGGGAAGTTGAGATCCTCCACCATCCGCTTTATGACCGCCACCTGCTGGGCATCTTTAAGGCCGAAGTAAGCGCAGTCGGGGCATACGAGGTTGAAAAGCTTGGCCACCACCGTGGCTACCCCCCGGAAGTGCCCGGGGCGCGACCTGCCACAGAGCACCGAGGTTAGCTGCCCGGTAACCTCCACGTAGGTAGCAAAACCCGAAGGGTACATTTCCTCCACTGAGGGCGCGAAGAGAAGGTCGGCGCCGGCTTCTTCTACCAGCCTCCGGTCCCGCTCCAGGTCCCGGGGATATTCACGGTAATCCTCCCGGGGGCCGAACTGTAAAGGATTGACGAAGATGCTCACTACCACTCTATCCACTTCCTGGTCGGACCGCGCCTGGCGGATAAGGGCCAGATGCCCTTCATGCAGGAAGCCCATGGTAGGAACGAAACCTATTTTTTCCCCCCGGGCCTTGGTAGCCGCCACCCAGGAGCGCAGGTCCGAAAGTCGCTTTACCACCTTCATTCTTTCCCCTCCTTGAAGGCCCGGTACTCTTCTGGCGCCATGGAGAAAGAGTGCTCTGGCCCGGGAAAGACCCGGTTCTGCACCTCCTCCCGGAAGGCAGCCAGGGCCTTCTTTATCTCCTCCACCAGGTTGGCATAGCGCTTGACGAACTTGGGGGTAAAGCCTCCATACAGCCCCAGAAGATCGTGGGTGACCAGCACCTGCCCATCGCAATGGGGACCTGCCCCTATCCCTATAGTGGGCACGGGTAAAGAAGCGGTGATTTCCTGGGCCACCTCCTGGGGCACGCACTCCAGCACCAGGGCGAAGACCCCTGCCTCCGCTAGCGCCTGGGCATCGCGGATAAGCTTACGGGCTGCCGCCGCTTCCTTCCCCTGTACCCGGTACCCACCCAGCTGGTGGACGTACTGGGGAGTAAGCCCTATGTGCCCCATCACCGGGATGCCACTTTTAACTAAAGCTTCCACCGTAGGAGCAATCTCTTCTCCCCCCTCCAGCTTCACCGCTTCCGCCCCCGCCTCTTTTAGAAAGCGCCCGGCGTTCCTTATGGCCTCTTCTTTACTCACCTGGTAAGAGAGGAAGGGCATATCCCCAATTACCAGGGCCCGTTTTACCCCCCGCACCACTGCCCTGGTATGGTGCAACATCTCCTCCATGGTCACTGGCAGGGTGTTGGGGTACCCTAGCACCACGTTACCCACCGAGTCTCCTACCAGGATGGCGTCGATGCCCGCTTCGTCTACCAGGCGGGCCAAGGAGTAGTCGTAGGCGGTGAGCATGGTGATGGGGCGCTTCTCCATTTTCCAGCGCCTAAAATCGGCCGTGGTTACCTTGTTCACGCGTTTTTACCCCCTTCAAAGATCTCTTCCAGCGCCTGAACCTTCTCCTCCGCCAAGCCCCTATCCCGCGCTATCTTCAGGGTATAAAGACCCAGAACGCGGTAGATCTCCCACTCCTCAGGATTAAGAGCCGACTTGTGGCGCCTTATGGTCTCCTGGTCCCCCCGTGCCACCGGCCCGGTAAGAGCCCCTACGGTACCCAGCGCCAGAACGTTCCGCAGGGTCCCCTGGATGAGGGGAAGGAAAGCGGGCATTATCTGCTCCTCGGGCAGGCCAGCCCGCACGGCCAGCCTTTTCATGAAGTGCAAAAGACTTACCAGGTAGTTAGAGGCCGCACAGGCGGCGGCGTGATAAAGGGGTTTGTCGGCCGAGCGAAGGAGCCAGAAGGAACCCCTGAGATCGGCCACCAGGGTCCGGGCAAGCTCCTCGGCACGCTCATCTCCCTCGAACACGAAAAAGCTTCCGGCCAAGAGCTCTGCCGCCGTCTCCCGGTCGGCAAAGGATTGCAGGGGATGAAGAGAAAAGATGATGGCCCCCACCTCGGCGGCCGGCCGGAGTACCTCCGCCGGTAGGGAACCGCTGGCGTGGGCCACCCACTGCCCAGTGCGAAACCCTCCTTCCCGCGCTATCACCGCAGCCACTTCGGCAATGGCATCGTCCGGCGTAGTGAGAAAAACTAGTTCTCCTCTTTTAGCCGCTTCTACCGGATCCAGCACCGCCGCGCCTACCCGCCCAGCCAGATAACGGGCCGAAGAAAGGCTACGGCTGGCCACCGCTACTATTTCGTACCCCTGCGCTTTGAGACCCACCGCCAGAGCCGTGCCCACCCGCCCGGCTCCTACGATGGCTACTGCGGGTCGCTGCAAAGGTATCCCTCCTTAGAAGGAAGCTTGCGCGGAAAAACAAAAACCCTCCGGACGGTTGCCGGAAGGCTTCCTGACTTCCCCTACCGTCCGTCTCGGTCCTGAGCGGATCCAAGCGGCCTTAAAATTTCTTATGGTTTTAAACCAAATCGAGCTTTATTTCCGGTACGGCTCCGGAAACTTGCACGGATGCCGTCCTCAAGCGGTTTTATTCTATTCTATACCCAGCTTGTTCCGCAAGAGCTTGGAAAGGCTGAAGACCCGGCGGTGGGTCTCCGCGTCATAATACTTAAGACCAGGCGGCAACTCCCCCCGGGGACCAAGATCGGGCAAGCCTTTGAGGCAGACGAAAAATCCCCAAAGATCCTCAAAGGAAGGGACGTACTCGGCATAAGGAAAAACGAGAGGAAAAACCTGGCACAGAAGGCGGTAAAGGTGATCGAAGCCCGCGCTCCTGAGCCCCGAAAAGGCTGAGGTCCCCTGCACCGCCACCACCCCGGGGCTGGCCAAAGCTTGGTCCAAAAGCTGGTAAAAGTTCAGGTTATGGACGGTGCTGGCTGGACCCACTACGTCGTCAGTAACGTCCACTATGGCCACATCAAAAGGCTCCCCCCGGTAATCCTGCAGGAAACGGGCCACGTCGGTGAAGACCAACTCGACGCGCGGGTCATCAAGTGGCGTGCGTCCCAAGTATTCCTGGCAGAGCTCCACTACCTCGCGGTCTATGTCCACCGCCACCACCCGGCTGACGGAAGGGTAGCGCAAGATCTCCCGCACCACCTTTCCCTCACCGGTACCACAGATCAGCACCCGCCGGGGTGCAGGGTGGGCCAGCATCCCCGGGTGCACCAGGAGCTCGTGGTAGATAAACTCGTCTACTTCCGCCGACTGGATATCACCGTCCAGAAAGAGGCACCTTCCCCATCCCTCTATGTCCATTATCTCTAGCTTCTGGTAAGGGGTCTGCCGGGCCGCCAGGACGGACTTGACCTGGTAGACCCGGTACCCCCCTACGTCCGGCATCCAGTACCACTTGCCCGACGGATCAAGCCCCCACCTCTGCTTGGTCTCCTCCAAAATCTTTCCCCCTCCTCTCCAGCACTTGGGAGGCAGCCACCCGCGGGCACAAGGGGTCGGGCGCTAAAAGGTCGCCCTTCATGAGGTAGGCCCGCGCGAAGCAGCCGCCGGCGCATTCTTCCTTAACCGGGCAATCGAGGCAGGGAGAGGAAAGCTGGGGTTCTGCCAAAGCACGCACCAGGGGATGCTTGGCCTGCTTGGCCCAAACCCGCGCCAATCCTTCCCTCACATTGCCCAGTCTTACGTCCAGCACGTCGCAAAGGAGAACTTCTCCCGTCGGTCCCACGTCGAGCTCAGTGCAGGCCCGACAGCTGTAGTAGTAAACGTAAGGAGAACGGACGATAAGACCCGCGAAAGGCAGACACCACAGCCACACCGGGAAACGAAGCCTTTCCGCTTCTCTTTCCACTTCCCGCACCACCCGGCAAAGGGTAGGGCTCGTCAGGGCCATATCCTGCCTCGCCTTACCTGCCGGCATGACGGGAAGGTAGATGGCCGCCCGCGCACCCCAGGAAGAGGCTAGGTGGGGAAAAGCTGATGCCTCCGCCGCGTTATAGGTGCCCAGGGCCATGACCAGGTAAAACTTGACTCCCGCTCGTCTGAGCCTGGCCGCCGCCGCCTGCACCTTTTCCCAGGTTCCCCGGCCCCGCACCATCTCGTGCGTCTCCGCTTTGACCCCGTCCACGCTCAGATACACCTCTACGCCCAGGGCGGAAAGCCGCGCAGCTACTTCCTCGGTGCAGGCCAGGCCGTTGGTCACCACCGTGGTTCTTACCCCTCGGGCCCGGGAGCGCGCCATGAGCTGGAAGATGTCGGGACGTAAAAGTGCTTCACCCCCGGTGAACCCCACGTACTCCACTCCCATGTCCAGGGCTTCCTCCAGCATTCTTTCGGCGGTAGTGGTGTCGAGCTCCGGTTCAGAAGCGAAGCGCTTGGCTACGTAACAGGCGCGGCAGGAAAGGTTGCAGCGCGAGGTGATGAGCCATATGAGGCTGTCGGGAGTCTGCCACCGGGCAGTAGTGTTGTCCTCGTCCTCCTCGTCCACCATTTCACCCCCGAGATACTATAGCAAAGAGTCCCGCTTTTCAGCAACCGAGCCGCTGGTGCGCCTTCACTGCCTCCACTATCTTGGGAAGGATAATCCCTGCCTGGCCGCGGAGCACCACCGCTGCCCGGTCGTCGGCAGGAGTGGGCTCGCGGTTGACGATGATCAACTGTCGGGCGTAGTCCACCAGACTTGCCGCCGGGTAAACCGTGAGGCTGGAGCCCACCACCAGCAAGAGGTCGCAACCCTGGCGAAGGAAAATCGCCGCCCGGTGGAAATCGGGGGTCATGGGCTCGCCAAAAAGGACAACGTTCGGCCGCAATATTCCCCCGCACCCGCAGCGGGGAGGGAGGTCGTCTTTAGCCCAGGCCTCCTCGGCCAGGCTGAATGGGGCCGCGCGGCGGCAACGGGTACAGACAAGGTTCTCCAAATTGCCGTGCACTTCCCAGACCACCTGCGAGCCCGCCTTCCGGTGCAGGCCATCTATGTTCTGGGTGACCACCCCGCGCAGGATCCCCATCTTTTCCAGTTCCGCCAGGGCCCGGTGCGCCGGGTTGGGCTGGGCACGCCGGTAGTTCTGCCACATGGGAAGGAAAAAGCGGTAAAAGCGGGCCGGGTCGTGTAGAAAAGCCTCACCGGTGGCCAGGGCAAGGGCCTCCGGGTTGGACCACAAACCTGTCCCCGGCGAACGAAAGTCGGGGATGCCGCTTTCCGTGCTCACTCCCGCGCCAGTGAAAGCATAGGCCTTTTGGGCTTTAAGTAAAAGTTCGGCCGCACGGTCAATCTCTTTCCCATCCATACCCCTCCACCCTTTCTATTTCTTGTTCCTGCTCAAGTTTATCCGCCCACTCACGCGCTCCTTTACCGTTCGGCAACTTGAGCTCCGGCATAAGATCGGCCAGGGGAACTACCACAAAAGCCCGCTCGGTGAGGCGAGGATGGGGGAGAACCAGCTCCTCTGTTTCCACCGCGAGATCCTCGTAAAGAAGAAGGTCGAGATCGATAGGGCGGGGACCCCACCTTTCCTCGTTTTCCCGCCTACGCCCCAACTCCTTCTCTATTTCCAGCAGACTTGCCAGGAGGCCGAAAGGAGAAAGAAAGGTGGAAATGAGGGCCACGGTGTTAAAGAAATCGGGCTGATCCGTCTTTCCCCAGGGGGCAGAGCGGTAAAGGGGAGCCACTTTCTCCAGCTTTATCCCCGGAGTCCTACCTAAAGCCGAAAGCGCCGCCTTTAAGTTCTGGAGCCTATCCCCTAAGTTGCTCCCCAGTCCCACTAAAGCCTTAGCGGGCTTCACCTTCCGGTATCTGGCGATTTCCACTCCCACGCGCTCAAAATAGCCGGGCAGGGGGGCTCCCGGCTTTTCCACCCGCACCTTCACCCGCCGCACCAGCGGGAAAAAGGAGAGAAGCCTTTCCGCTACCGCCTCGGCCAGCGCCTCCAGCAAGAGGAAAGAGCGCTGGCCCACCACCTCCTCCACCACCCGGTAGGCTTCTTGGTAGTTGACCGTCAAATGAAGTTCGTCCTTTTTCCCGGCAGGCCGGAGATCGAGACAAAGCTCGACGTCCAGGCGAAAGTTCTGGCTGTATGTCTGCTCTTCCGGCAGAACCCCGTGCCGTCCCGGAAAGAGCAACCCCTCAAGGTAAATTTTATCTTTCAAGGCTTCTCCCCCTAACCAGAGCGTCGGTCATGCGCACCACCCGCACCATCTGCTTGACGTCGTGCACCCGGACGATATCGGCTCCTTTGACGATGCTCACCGCCACCGCCGCCGCCGTTCCTTCCAGCCTCTCCTCCACCGGCAGGTTAAGAACGTACCCTATAAAGGACTTGCGCGAGGGGCCGACGAGTATGGGCAACCCCAGGGACTTCAGTTCATCAAGCCGCCGCACCACTTCCAGGTTCTGCTCCGGGGTCTTGCCGAAACCTATGCCCGGGTCGAGGATGATATGCTCGCGCGGGATGCCGGAGGCCACAGCGTACTCCACTCGCTCGGCCAGGTGATCTATTATGTCCCCCATGAGGTCGCGGTACTGGGGAGTTGAAGGGTTGTGCATGAGCACCACCGGGGCCTCGTAGCGCGCTACCACTGCCGCCATATTGGGATCGGCTAGCGCCCGCTGGTCGTTGATGAGGTGCGCTCCACGCCGCAGGGCTTCCTCAGCCACCACTGCTTTGGAGGTATCGATGGAGATGGGGACGGGGACCTCCGGCAGAATAGCTTCCAGCACCGGAATAACCCGCCGCAATTCCTCTTCGGCCTCCACCGGTGTGTGCCCCGGCCGGGTGGACTCCCCACCCAGATCGATGATATCTGCTCCCTCTTCCACCATTTCCAAAGCCCGGGCCCGCGCCGCTTCTACCGTGTTGTACTTTCCTCCGTCGGAGAAGGAGTCTGGGGTGACGTTTAAGATCCCCATAATGAGCGTCCTTTCCCCCAACCGGAGTTCCCGACCCCGGCAATTGAGCCGGAAAGGATGGAACCCCTCAGCACTTTCTAGGACCTGGGCCAGCTTTTCCGCCAGCCGGGGCAGGCCAAAGGGCTGCTGCTTAAGCTTGGCAATTAACTGCCGGAACTGCTTGAGGGTGCCCAGGAGGAGGACATCGGTACGCTCTACGGTATAGGTTACAGTTCCCCGCGCCACCACCGCTTCTCCTCCCCGGGCCAGCATCTCCTGCTTGAGGATGTTGGCCTGTACCGGCGTAAGATCCCTCACTTTTACCGCCCGAAAGACCGCTTTAGGGGCCATGATCTTCTGCCCGGGCTCGTCAGCCCCGATCTTCCTTATCTCTTCCAGAGCCGTGGCCAGGTCAGGAATACTTATCACCCGCACCCGAGAAAAACCTCCCTTTCAAAGCAAAGGTCGCAGGAAGATGATGCCTCTTCCTGCGACCCTATTTTTAGCCGGAAAGCACCTGGATTCCTGCTAGCGCACCAGGGCGTTGTCCACCAGATCCATGAGGTACTTGATCTGGATGGACATCTTATACTCTCGCTTCATGTCGGTGAACTGGTCGAAGCAGTTGTGGCAGGGCGCCACCAGGATCTGGGCGCCGGTGCGCTCGATCTGCTGCTTCTTCAAGAGGGCCTTCTGCATGCGCACCCGCTTCTGGTCAAGCGCCAGGGCGCCACCCCCACCGCCGCAGCAGATGTTGTACTCCCGGTTGGGCCACATCTCTACGAAGTCCTCCGCCACCTGGCTCAGGACGTAGCGCTGCGGCTCCACCACGCCAGCCTTGCGCACGATGTTGCAGGGATCGTGCAGGGTGACGCGCTCTGGGTTCTTGCTCTTGTCTACCTTGATCCGGCCGTCCTTGATGATCTCCGCCAAGAACTCCACCATGTGCAGGATGGGATACTCGAAGGGCACCCAGTACTTGGAGCCAAAGACCAGAGCCCAGTACCCGTGGCCGCACTCGGTGCAGACCAGGCGTTTGCAGCCCAGCTCCTTGAAGGCATCTACGGTGAACTGCATGATCTTGGCAGCCATGTCGTCACGGCCGTCGAACAAGCCGAAGTTGGTGACATCGAAGGACTTGGTGGAGATGGTCCAGCTAACCCCCGCCGCCGAGAAGATCCGGTACATGGTCTTAAGCGCTTCGGGATAAACACCGATCTCACGCGGGTGCAGAAGGAGGAAGATTTCCGCACCCTTGACGTCCACCGGGAACTTGACCGAGTCGTCGCCCAGTTCGTCGCGCAGCTCCTCCTCCATCCACTCGACGGTCTCCACGAAGTCTTCCAGTGATACCCCCATCTGGTTGCCGGTGCGGATGTGAGTCTCGGTGGTCTCCTGTAGAGTGCCGGAAGCTTTGAGTCCGAACTTACCCCGGATGCAGCGGATCACGTTGGGCATGTTAATCCCCATGGGGCACTCCATGGTGCAGCGCCCGCACATATTGCAGAGCCAGACGAAAGGATCGTTTAACACCTCTTCCCTCAAGCCTAAAGCGATCTTGCGCATAAAGCGCCGCGGCTCCATGCCCTCAACCAGTCCCTTGAACTCGCAACCGGCATCGCAAGTGCCGCAGGAGAGACAATAGTTGAAGTCGAGCCGCGTCTCCTGGGGCACTATCTTCTGCGCTATCTCGTCACGGAAGGTAGGGTCGGCTACTTTACTTAACTCCAGTGCCATTTTAATCCCTCCAAAATGCCAGGCAAATTTTTAAGGAACCGGGGCTGCCGGACGGTTGCCGGCAACCCCGGTCGAACCTCTTATTTTCAGGATAGCAGCGCCTCGATCTCGGCGAAGATCTGCTCGTCAGTGAAGCCGCCCATGGTGATGGCCTTCGACGGGCAGGCAGCCGCGCACACGCCGCAGCCCTTGCAGACCGCCTCGTTGATCACCGAGACCTTGTTGACGTCGTCGAAGGAGATGGCGTTGTAGGGGCAGAGGTTCACGCATATGCGGCAGCCAGAGCACTTCGCCGGATCGACCTTGGAGACGATACCCCCGGCCAGGATGGCGTCCTTGGTGAGCACGGTGGCCGCCCGCGCCGCCGCCGCCTTGGCCTGAGCGATGGCTTCGTCTAGGAACTTGGGCGCATGGGCTAGGCCGCAGAGGAAGACGCCGTCGGTGGCGAAGTCTACCGGCCGGAGCTTCATGTGCGCCTCCAGGTAGAAGTCGTCCATGCCGCAGGTGACCTTGTAAAGCTGTCCCACTTCCCGCGCGTCCTCAGGCCCGAGCACGGCCGCACTCAGGGCCAGCACGTCGGCGTCGATGATCAGATCCTCCTTGAGGATAGGATCGAATACCGTAACTTTAAGCTTGTCACCCGCCACCTCTACCTTGGGCTTATTTTCTGGGTTGTAGCGGATGAAGACGATACCCTTCTCCCGGGCCTTAGTGTAAAGGTCTTCCTTGAAGCCGTAGGTGCGAATGTCGCGGTAGAGGATATAGACCCGGGCCTGCGGATTCTTCTCCTTGAACTTGAGGGCGTTACGTATCGACTCGGTGCAGCAGACGCGGCTGCAGTACATCCGGGGTTCCTCGC
It encodes:
- a CDS encoding radical SAM/SPASM domain-containing protein, encoding MVDEEDEDNTTARWQTPDSLIWLITSRCNLSCRACYVAKRFASEPELDTTTAERMLEEALDMGVEYVGFTGGEALLRPDIFQLMARSRARGVRTTVVTNGLACTEEVAARLSALGVEVYLSVDGVKAETHEMVRGRGTWEKVQAAAARLRRAGVKFYLVMALGTYNAAEASAFPHLASSWGARAAIYLPVMPAGKARQDMALTSPTLCRVVREVEREAERLRFPVWLWCLPFAGLIVRSPYVYYYSCRACTELDVGPTGEVLLCDVLDVRLGNVREGLARVWAKQAKHPLVRALAEPQLSSPCLDCPVKEECAGGCFARAYLMKGDLLAPDPLCPRVAASQVLERRGKDFGGDQAEVGA
- the nadA gene encoding quinolinate synthase NadA; this translates as MADEVKELQEAILRLKQEKEAIILAHYYQRPEIQDIADFVGDSLELSRQAAETPAKVLVFCGVHFMAETAAILSPDKVVLLPDINAGCPMADMATPEAVRAKREALGDCLVVCYVNTSAAVKAESDVACTSANAVEVVGKLPREKTILFIPDRNLGLYVKRFYPDREIVLWEGYCWVHEHVTPVHVWKAKEAHPEAKVLVHPECRPEVINLADAVASTSGMLRYARESEAREFIVVTEEGLLHQLRRACPDKQFYLASPCLECPDMKKITLAKVYESLVRLEPRVEVPRSIRERAYLTVERMLGLKG
- the panC gene encoding pantoate--beta-alanine ligase, with translation MKVVKRLSDLRSWVAATKARGEKIGFVPTMGFLHEGHLALIRQARSDQEVDRVVVSIFVNPLQFGPREDYREYPRDLERDRRLVEEAGADLLFAPSVEEMYPSGFATYVEVTGQLTSVLCGRSRPGHFRGVATVVAKLFNLVCPDCAYFGLKDAQQVAVIKRMVEDLNFPVKIKVHPTVREADGLALSSRNTYLSPEERKAATVLFRALKEAEEAVKAGEREARVLQEKLSRTIQAEPLARLDYAEIVSWPDLEPATVLLPGMTYLLAVAAYFGRARLIDNLLVEVQG
- the panD gene encoding aspartate 1-decarboxylase is translated as MQLVLLRSKIHGATVTETNLNYQGSLTLDEALMRAAGIFPYEQVQVVNLNNGVRLETYVIPGPEGSGVVCLNGAAARLAVPGDKVIIMAYAWVTEEEAGKMKPRVVLVDERNRVVA
- a CDS encoding spermidine synthase; the protein is MEETKQRWGLDPSGKWYWMPDVGGYRVYQVKSVLAARQTPYQKLEIMDIEGWGRCLFLDGDIQSAEVDEFIYHELLVHPGMLAHPAPRRVLICGTGEGKVVREILRYPSVSRVVAVDIDREVVELCQEYLGRTPLDDPRVELVFTDVARFLQDYRGEPFDVAIVDVTDDVVGPASTVHNLNFYQLLDQALASPGVVAVQGTSAFSGLRSAGFDHLYRLLCQVFPLVFPYAEYVPSFEDLWGFFVCLKGLPDLGPRGELPPGLKYYDAETHRRVFSLSKLLRNKLGIE
- the panB gene encoding 3-methyl-2-oxobutanoate hydroxymethyltransferase is translated as MNKVTTADFRRWKMEKRPITMLTAYDYSLARLVDEAGIDAILVGDSVGNVVLGYPNTLPVTMEEMLHHTRAVVRGVKRALVIGDMPFLSYQVSKEEAIRNAGRFLKEAGAEAVKLEGGEEIAPTVEALVKSGIPVMGHIGLTPQYVHQLGGYRVQGKEAAAARKLIRDAQALAEAGVFALVLECVPQEVAQEITASLPVPTIGIGAGPHCDGQVLVTHDLLGLYGGFTPKFVKRYANLVEEIKKALAAFREEVQNRVFPGPEHSFSMAPEEYRAFKEGKE
- the nadB gene encoding L-aspartate oxidase produces the protein MPKRYLVNFDLNDLEKVETGFLVIGSGIAGLYTAHAASVFWEDIVVLTKRGIDDTATEHAQGGIAAAVGPNDSPLYHYEDTLAAGAGLCDPTAVEILVTEGPARVEELIRLGARFDRADGRLDLTREGAHTRRRILHAMGDATGAEIQRVLSETVRANPKIKVLENHFLVDLLVTKGVCWGALALDHREGKLKAYLAPVVVLATGGAGQIYQHTTNPEVVTGDGIAAAYRAGAEVMDLEFVQFHPTVLLLEGAPRFLISEAVRGEGGILLNAQGERFMPRYHPMAELAPRDVVVRAILQELERTGSKVVYISLEHLDPERVHARFPTISRRLKAYGLDLARDRIPVAPAAHYFMGGVKTGFHGETSLQGLYACGEVACPGVHGANRLASNSLLDGLVFGGRIVQHARKIKPEKVFSKAEAKEEGLIPGPPVDYARLKLELKELMQTHVGPVRCREGLEEALKALAQWETLNNYEATSLEEMEFKNMLEVAYLVAEAALMRTESRGGHYRSDYPEPHPRWQRHLIFRRQV
- the folK gene encoding 2-amino-4-hydroxy-6-hydroxymethyldihydropteridine diphosphokinase; translated protein: MKDKIYLEGLLFPGRHGVLPEEQTYSQNFRLDVELCLDLRPAGKKDELHLTVNYQEAYRVVEEVVGQRSFLLLEALAEAVAERLLSFFPLVRRVKVRVEKPGAPLPGYFERVGVEIARYRKVKPAKALVGLGSNLGDRLQNLKAALSALGRTPGIKLEKVAPLYRSAPWGKTDQPDFFNTVALISTFLSPFGLLASLLEIEKELGRRRENEERWGPRPIDLDLLLYEDLAVETEELVLPHPRLTERAFVVVPLADLMPELKLPNGKGAREWADKLEQEQEIERVEGYGWERD
- a CDS encoding Rossmann-like and DUF2520 domain-containing protein, which codes for MQRPAVAIVGAGRVGTALAVGLKAQGYEIVAVASRSLSSARYLAGRVGAAVLDPVEAAKRGELVFLTTPDDAIAEVAAVIAREGGFRTGQWVAHASGSLPAEVLRPAAEVGAIIFSLHPLQSFADRETAAELLAGSFFVFEGDERAEELARTLVADLRGSFWLLRSADKPLYHAAACAASNYLVSLLHFMKRLAVRAGLPEEQIMPAFLPLIQGTLRNVLALGTVGALTGPVARGDQETIRRHKSALNPEEWEIYRVLGLYTLKIARDRGLAEEKVQALEEIFEGGKNA
- a CDS encoding SIR2 family NAD-dependent protein deacylase; protein product: MDGKEIDRAAELLLKAQKAYAFTGAGVSTESGIPDFRSPGTGLWSNPEALALATGEAFLHDPARFYRFFLPMWQNYRRAQPNPAHRALAELEKMGILRGVVTQNIDGLHRKAGSQVVWEVHGNLENLVCTRCRRAAPFSLAEEAWAKDDLPPRCGCGGILRPNVVLFGEPMTPDFHRAAIFLRQGCDLLLVVGSSLTVYPAASLVDYARQLIIVNREPTPADDRAAVVLRGQAGIILPKIVEAVKAHQRLGC